From Nostoc flagelliforme CCNUN1, a single genomic window includes:
- a CDS encoding helix-turn-helix domain-containing protein, with product MALEDRNSLPDEPCVYLAIDKDNSVLYVGMSDNLRQKWKSHPKLEALSRLEGVKISYIRTEAELLRKLENALIKVFKPPLNLTEAPKKGIAALREKIGLTQKQLGDLVGVDTSTIRNWEYGKGSETFAKVARLCKVLECDIEDLFEEEAV from the coding sequence GTGGCACTTGAAGACAGAAACTCATTGCCGGATGAGCCTTGTGTTTACTTGGCAATCGATAAAGATAACTCGGTGCTGTACGTGGGTATGTCAGACAATTTAAGGCAGAAATGGAAAAGCCATCCTAAGCTAGAAGCCTTAAGTCGTCTTGAAGGCGTTAAAATCTCGTACATTAGAACCGAAGCTGAATTACTCAGAAAGCTAGAAAATGCCCTAATCAAAGTTTTCAAACCTCCGTTGAACTTAACGGAAGCACCCAAAAAAGGCATTGCAGCTTTAAGGGAAAAAATTGGATTAACTCAAAAGCAACTAGGTGATTTAGTTGGAGTTGATACTTCGACAATCAGAAATTGGGAATATGGCAAAGGATCAGAAACTTTCGCAAAAGTAGCAAGACTTTGTAAAGTGCTGGAATGTGATATTGAAGATTTGTTTGAGGAAGAAGCAGTGTGA